The DNA sequence TCACCTCCTGTCCTGCCTGTAACGGATTCTCTGCTTTTGGGCAGACTGGCCGATACCTCTTTCATTGTCATAAAACTGGGCGGGACTTCTTTCCCGGCAGTTGAACAGGCAATAAAGCAGCTTAGGAGTGTAAATGTAAATGTAGCAGGTGCAATAATAAATAAAATCAAACTCTCTTCGGGCTACGGTTATTATCATAACTACTACCACTACTATTACGGAGAGGAGTCTCCTGAAACGAACAAGAACTGAAATATAGCTAAATATTGAACCTTAACCTGAAAACCTTATTCAGACAGGATTGACAGGATAAAGGAAGGATAGAGAAGTAAAGAGAGAGAAAAAAGAGACTTGTCGTTAATCAAATCAGTTATCCTGTACATCCTGTCTAAAATAAAATTATTGTGTCCTTGTTCTATTTTTACAGCCATAACCCAAATCCGCGCCCATCCACGAAAATCTGCCTGCCAGCTTGCCAGCTTGTCAGCTTTATGTTAAAATGATAAGCAGAAGCATCCAAACCGGTTAAAGCTGAAAGAAAGGGTAGACCAATGTTAACAGAGTATATTGAGGAAGCCTTAGGAAGGGCACGGTATGAGATTATAGAGGATGAAGAGCCATATTATGGCGAGATCAAGGAACTAAAGGGTGTATGGGCAACAGGGGAGACCCTCGAAGAATGTAGAAGTAACCTTAAGGATGTTATAGAAGGCTGGATACTCTTGAGCATTAAAAGAGGGCTGCCGATTCCGAAACTTGGTGATATTGAGATAAAAGAGATCGAGGGAGCCCCTGTATAAATGTCGAAACTGGTTCCCGTATCTTGTAGTGAACTCGTAAAGAGACTTAAAATGTTTGGATTTGAGGGGCCATATGGTGGAGGAAAACATCTGTACATGCTAAAGGGCAATTTGAGGCTAACTGTTCCCAATCCTCATAAGCAGAAAGGTTGATTTGTTAATAAGAATACTTAGACAGGCAGGAATAACAAGGGATGAATGGATCAGGAAAAAATAGTGCCTTTGCCCGTCCGGTAAACTTTTTGAACCAACTTTGAACAGAAAGACCCCTTCAGACAGGATTAACAGGATAAAGGAAGGATTGAGAAAGAAAAGAGACTTGTCGTTAATCAAATCAGTTATCCTGTACATCCTGTCTAAAAGAAAACTCTTGTGTCCTTGCTTTTGCAGCCATAACCCAAATCCGCGCCCATCCACGAAAATCTGCGGCTCGCCTGCCGGCTTGCTCGCTTGCCAGCCTGTTAGCTTATACTGTATTATAAACCAAGAGTCATCTGGAGGCACAAAATGAGATTTAAAGTGGTCATAATATATGATCCGGAATATGATGGATATGTTGTTGATGTTCCCGAACTTGTCGGCTGCATGAGTCAGGGTAAGACAATAGATGATGCATTAAAGAATGTTAAGGATGCAATCAGAGGCTGGTTGGAGGTGGAAAAGAAACACGGAAGACCTGACCTGCAGGA is a window from the Nitrospirota bacterium genome containing:
- a CDS encoding type II toxin-antitoxin system HicB family antitoxin, giving the protein MRFKVVIIYDPEYDGYVVDVPELVGCMSQGKTIDDALKNVKDAIRGWLEVEKKHGRPDLQEEREVFLGEVTV
- a CDS encoding type II toxin-antitoxin system HicB family antitoxin produces the protein MLTEYIEEALGRARYEIIEDEEPYYGEIKELKGVWATGETLEECRSNLKDVIEGWILLSIKRGLPIPKLGDIEIKEIEGAPV